Within Cucumis melo cultivar AY chromosome 4, USDA_Cmelo_AY_1.0, whole genome shotgun sequence, the genomic segment ctttcgaGGTGGGTCGGGGTCCGATCGGAGTTGAGGTCGGAGAATGTATTTCTCGTCCTTGGTCCCAAAATCCCCACTCCCTCCCTCATTCCTATTGTATTTGAGAATTCTCCGCCTCGTTTGGAAAGGGTCCCCATGGGGTCCTAGCCGCAAAGGTTAAATGGACATCTCTACTCGTTGATGATTCTGGATTAGAAGTAGGTGCTAGAATGGTTACTGGTGGATCAACGGTGGATCAGTTGTAAAAACATAGTGACTTTCAGCTGCTCAAAGAAGACTAGTAGTTTTTAGGACCATAAGTGCTAATTCGTTCCATTAAGTGTTTCGAGTTTGGACAGATCCAGAATAACCCTGTTGAAGGTCTTGATCGACATTGTTTTAATTGCTTTCTAAATTGTTGTGTCGTGATGAACCACTACCTTAAAAGAAATCACGATCGACCAAGGTACCAATCGTGTTGTcggttgctccccaaggttaacacaacttCCCTATTCAAGCGTGCACTTGTCGAAATaagaaatagaaacaacaaggtTAACGCACCATACCGATATTCCAAAGTGTTTTAGATAGTCTTGGCAAATTTTCAGGCCACGAACATATCAAACATTGAATTTGGCATGTGGTTCAATAAATGCCCGCGAACTGTTTTATTGTCCTTTGCGTATCTCTCAGGATCAACTATGGATATTGGCTTCAATTAGTCAAAGGTAGGAGGACCCATGGATGATTCTAGATCAGAAGTAGGTGTTGGAATTGTTACTGGTGGATCAATGGTAAAAACATAGTCGACTTCCAGCTGCTCGAAGAAGATAATTTTTTGGACCATCGGCGGTAGTTCGTTCCATCAAGCGGTTCAAGCTTGGACAGATCCGAAAGAACCTTATTGGAGGTATTTATCGACATTGTTCTAATTGCTTTCAGATTATTGAAAAAGAATATCAGAATGTCGAACTAATAAATTGTTGTGTCGTGACAAACCACCACCCTAAAAGAAATTACGGCGGCCAAGGTGCCAATCATGTTGCTGGTTactccccaaggttaacacaaaTTTCCTATTCAAACATGCACTCGTCGAAATAAGGAATAAAAGCAAAATTGAGAAGCTCAAAACGGTAATGGAATTAACGAAAATTGAAGAACAAATAACATGGAGATGGTTTTCAGTGGGTGATTTCATAATGGGATGACAAAGATGATTAACGAGTTTGATGCTTAAAATGGTAAAATGAAGCTACAATTTATAGATGGGGAAGTCCAATTGAAATCCAAACGTGAGTCGGAATCGGACGTGAATGACCAATTTTTGGATAGCCGAAAATAAATCTCTTGATATGACATTTATATGAAAATCTCAGAAGAATTTTAGATACCTAAAACATATACATCAAGTTCCTAGGAACTATATTCAATAATGTTACAGAGATCATTAACTGAGTTCAAACAACCAGAACGAATGTGGTACAATTGCTTGAGACAATATTTGCTGAAAGAaggatatcaaaataatctaatACGTTAGGGTGTTTGTATACAGAAATCACAGTCAGAATTTGTTATTTATAATTGTGTAtgttaataatttaaatataattgaagCTTCTGAAGACCTTTCAAATGTGATAAAATATCTTAAGAAAGAATTTAAGATAAAAGATCTCGAAAAAACAAAATGTTACCTTAGGTTACAAATTACGCATTTAACAAATGAAATATTTGTTCATCAATCAACTTAcacaaatttgtttttgaaaagATTTTATATAGATAAAGTACATCCATTGAACATTTCAATGCAAGTTCGTTCATTATATgtgaagaaaaatatattttaacctcgagatgataatgaagaacTTTTTGGTCTCGAAGTATCATATCTTAGTGCAAATTGGTGCATTTATGTATCTTACTAATAATACAAGACCAAATATTGaattttcagtaaatttattagCTACATACAATTCctctccaacaaaaagacattaGAATGGAAAAGCATAAACTCCGTTATCTTCAATGAACAATTGATAtgaatttgttttatttaaataaatcaaatttttatttagttGGTTTTGCAGATTGTGGATATTTATTTTATCCATACAAAGCTAGATCTCAAACAAGTTGTCAATTTCCATCTAGAGGAACTATTATATCATGATGATCAGTGAAAAAGACCATAACAACCACTTCTTCAAATCAATGACCTAAAATTCTTGCATTAATGCACGAGGCAAGTTGAGAATGTGTGGCTAAGATCAATGACTCAACACACATTCGTGGAACATTTGACTTGGCTTCTAGTAAAGTTCTTCCAACGATACTATACATAGACAACACGACATGTATAGCTCAAATCAAACGAGGTTATAATAAAGGAGATAAAACAAAGCATATTTCATCAAAAGTTTTCTACACATGATTTTTAAGAAAATGGTGATATCACAGTACAACAAATTTGTTCGAAGGATAACCCGACAGATTTATTTACAAAATCTTTACCTAccataatcttaaaaaaaagtgGTGCACAACCGACGACTTAGAGATCAAGTGATGCTTTCATCAGGGGGAGTAAATTGTACATTTTGTAAGTGtatagattatatgaaatatgtactTTTTTCCTTTACTATGATATTTTTCGATTGAGACTTTTTCTGGTAAGGTTTTAACGaaacatatttcatatatgttaTGAATATCTAAGAGGgggttttataaatattattaaatagaTGCTAATTGCACTTAGTATCAAAATATCATGTGTCACTCCCTCCACAATCCATCTACATTGCCATGTGTTTTGAAGATACTAACACTTAGGgtatgtttggggtggggttttaggaggaaaaggattaggaaattgggccaaaccgtgtttggcccaaggattatgataaagggggattagggttatcctaatccctaaataaccctatcttatcctatttttacttttttacaactctacattaccctacccaaacaatccaatcaaaaatttattattgttttttaaattactacaatcataactcttctcccaaacacatattaccataacactactatcataatccctcctccaaacacataccatcataacactacctttcatattttctctcccaaacacatattaccacAACAGTACCAATAATAATCTAttcctcaaacacatattatcataatactaggattatcataatcctaggattattataatccttttcttccataactctttccttcccccaaacacacccttagtGTCCATGTAATCCACCTACTGTTTGTCAAATTGTCTATAAATAGTGACATTTGATGCATTTTGTAAGACATACATGTTGGTTGAAATTCTAAAGAACTTGGAGATAATGGAAATTTTAgaagaatttttttattttcacaatttcttattttcttatccattttatttttttaacctTTGTATTCCTGTTGTGCctcatttaaaaaaagaaaaaaaaccttttttAGTTCAATATAAATTCTCACCCTCGcgtaacaatatatataatcaaataatgaataataataaatccTTATGAAGGACAACCCCACGACAAAACCAAACAATATTTATCATAAACCCGTAACCAAACACCCCTTCTAGGGCAACCATCCTTCTCCTCTTAAAAACCCTAATCTATTCATCTTTCCCCGCCTcccttccccttccccttccccttccccttccccACTTCCCCACTTCCCCATTtccccaaaaccctaatttCCATTCTCAATGGGTCGTGTGATCAGAGCTCAACGTAAGGGTGCGGGATCTGTCTTCCGCTCTCACACTCACCACCGGAAGGGCCCGGCCCGTTTCCGGTCACTCGACTTCGGCGAGCGTAATGGCTACCTGAAAGGTGTGGTCAGCGAAATCATTCACGATCCGGGCAGAGGTGCACCGTTGGCCCGTGTTACCTTCCGCCATCCCTTCCGCTACAAGCACCAGAAGGAACTCTTCGTCGCCGCTGAGGGTATGTACACTGGTCAGTTCGTTTACTGCGGGAAAAAGGCTAATCTTGTTGTTGGTAATGTGCTCCCCATTAGAGCCATTCCTGAAGGAGCTGTGGTTTGTAATGTGGAGCACCATGTTGGCGACAGAGGTGTGTTTGCTAGATGCTCTGGTGATTATGCTATTGTTATCAGCCACAACCCAGACAATGATACCAGCAGGTAGATTTTGATTACTaaactttgtttttgtttttcgaAGGGCACGCTTATTGAAGAACTTATGgatatatctttttctttttctttttttttttttttgctttttttgaGTATGCCTTTGTATTTTGCTGGACTTTTATTGCTTTGTACAAATGGTTTAACTCAGTTAAGCGTTTTGCGTTATGAGATGGCAGGTTTAAGATTTCTGATTTGGCCTACAGATTCTGTTTCTCGTTTATGTTGATTTTTTATTGCGGTATTTGTTTTATTGATTGATATAGAAAGATTTATTATGCGAaattacgttttttttttcaaattgacaAGAAATCAAATTGATGTGGGAATAATCTTATTGGCACTGTGTAGGAATTTGTGTGAGAAGAAtggttgaaaaagaagaagatgattttTGAAGGAatactttttatcattttggaGTGCATAGTCTAACTCATTTGCAACTAATTCTTGTCAAATATTACGGATTGGATTTTCCAAACTAACAATGTTatgttgttttcttttcttgttatCCTTTCACTTTGTTGGCTGATGATAATCTCGTACTTCATCTGCAAGAATATTGTTTCTCTATTCAAATGTAACTTGTGATTGTGTTCTTGGAGGGATGCATATGGTTAGTTGAGTCGCAACATGGAGTATTTTTTCTTTCACGAACATGAACATCAATATGAACGGATTTTTTAAACTTATCATAAGGAAGCGTGTACTCTGTCTAGAATATATACTCTCCACATTTATGTCTGTTTGCTGAGTGATTTGCTAGTGATGGCTATATCTTGTATTCAGTTTTTTCAAGAAGGCACATGTAGAGCTTTCTCACTGGAGTGATCATATCTGTGTCAGGGTAAAAATGGGAAGGCTAAAGCAGTTtagtgttctttttttttttttgttagtaaACTGCAGTCGTGCTTAAAAATGCTTGCTTAATTTTGTTCCTTGATTATGGAATTCTTTTTACTTGTTTTGATTTAATTCCTACAAGCCTTCGTCTCAAAATTCTGTGTCTGGCAGGATTAAGCTACCATCTGGAGCGAAGAAGATTGTACCCAGTGGATGCCGTGCTATGATTGGTCAGGTTGCTGGAGGAGGAAGAACAGAGAAGCCTCTTCTTAAGGCAGGTAATGCTTACCACAAGTTCCGTGTCAAGCGTAACTGCTGGCCGAAGGTGCGTGGTGTTGCTATGAATCCAGTTGAACATCCCCATGGTGGTGGTAACCATCAACATATTGGTCACGCCAGCACTGTCCGCCGTGATGCACCTCCTGGTCAAAAGGTTGGTCTCATTGCTGCCAGAAGAACTGGTCGGCTCCGAGGACAGGCTGCTGCTACTGCTGCCAAGGCTGACAAGGCTTAAAGTGATTCAATCGGTTCCAGACTTATTTTCCATAATCCTTAGCCCTTTTACATTATGTTTGATTGGATTTGCATTTTGTTGAAGACCCTATTTAGaagtttttgtttctaaattttgtTACAAAAATCCTTTTTTGAACATAATATTCCTCGCACCCTCTTTTCTTGTTGCTGTGATGAATGTGATGAATTTGATAGCATGAACACCAACGTAGTTTTTCTGAAAAAGGATCTATGTTTTAGGTTTTAGATTACAGGTTCTTGGAGAACAATTTGTAGCCAACtactaaaattaatttacaagGATATTCTAATATCATATATAGACAAATCTTTTATAAGAAAAGATCTATTATCTATCATGGGTTTTTTTAATACAAGAGTCTGGTTATGAGACAATTCACGTAACCTAGAGAATGGATGGTTTATTTAACTGAAGTTTGTGATAATACGATCATATTCGTCCATTTTCCTCTTACCTTCTATATTTATCCACTTGGAAGTGTTGACCAAATAATTAATTCTTAACGTGAAAACTAAATATACCTAAACGCCTTTCTGTTATCATTACTATCCTACTAATTTTTTCTCATAGACTTGCTCTTCTCATGAAAAACTATTTCGACTAATCGTCTAGCTAATCTTTCCATCTCGACTCATTTCTATGTTGATTTTCTTACCATTTGATTGATTTGTTATGAGAATGGGTTTGTTAAACTATGTGGCTTCCTTCACCATAATTTATACAACACTATGAAATAGTTGCTTAAAATCAAATTTAGTTGAATGATAAGAGAAATTTGCTACAAATAAGGGAATGCAAACTTTTTAAACACCAAATCTCCTCAAAACTCCGTTCAAGTGACGATTTAGTTCCACACTTCCtcaattattaaatttttgATACAATTATCGAAACTTAAATTTATTCGTAGACTAAGTTGTCAATTAAAAAAGAAGACTTAATTTTTGTGAGATTTAAGCGGACCTAGAAAATTACTAGTCCAACAAACAAAAGGCGAATAGTTATAGCAAATTTAATCAAAGAATGAGCTAGGCTACTACAATGTTTGGAAATATAGCGTAACCCAAACACTTTTAGTAAATGGAAAGTCTTAGCATAGATGACTTCAAAAagggaagagagaaaaagaaagagagtgaAGAAGCCGAAGTGTGTTTGACTCCAGTTTGAACTCCCTCACTTCTCTCTACTCAAAGTTGCATATCAATGATCATGGTTGACATCTCCCTAGCTTCAGCACAAAAATGACCGAGATTGGTAGAGTGCTCGAGCCTCTGATATTCCTCCATTCGCATCTCTTAAAATGAACCCTCAGTACAACATTCAACTCCATATTTGAGGCTCTTTTTATAATAATTGGTATTCCCAATAATTATAATCAcaacaatattatttcaaaTCTCTATTTAGTATATTGTTTAGGAGTTTTAACTCATATAGTCTAAATATATAGGCTCAATAACTTAAGAAGCTTAAAATTaccattttttcttcttcataaaAAGCACATCGAACTTTAAATTTACATCAAAGTAAGGTCCAATTGACCAACACTACCAATCACCACAATAAATATTATtcgaaaaaaaagagaaaatatttGTAATGACACAagtatggaaaaaaaaatgaaaatagtttCTGTATTGCGTTAATTTCAATTTTGACTTTGGGTATTTATGGTTCATTTTAGTTTGGAGCATTTAATATGagataatacatatatattttttaattgtatgaaattcaatttatttaatgtgagatattacatatttttttaggttttttttaaaaaatataacaaaccggcaaaatatttacattgtatagaataattttgaaaacggaaaaagctcatAAGTCCACAAtgggaaatacaaaaaatgtcctagtcaacacgcgattaatcgaccacacGCATGCATGTAATTCttattctaaacgatcatgatatgcggttgtgtagaaaatgatacatgattgtgtagttctttttaacgatgaaaaaaatgttccaaatctaaacaatcaagttgaccatgctaaacgatcgttttgaCAAGGTAAGCTATCGTTTAGATCATACCCACACGATTGTGttgttctttttaaacgatgggaaaagacttcaaatctaaatgattatgttgactaggtaagcgatcgtttTGATCCTatccacacgatcgtgtagtttttttttaacaatgggcttcaaacctaaacgatcgcgttgacTTGGTAAGCAATCGTTTAAATCATATCCACACAATAAATGctttttaaatgatggaaaaagagcttcaaatttaaacgattataTTGATCATGCTAAACAAGCGTGTTGActaggtaaacgatcgtttaaatcatgtcaaagtaatatttaaacaatcttgatGTTCTTGAATATGAGGAATATGAAGTTAATATTTAGATAAagttcaatatttttttaagatgatcttgaataaatatttaaattgcaaagtttaagaatattcatgtttatatcaaatataattataataattatagaTTTGTAGTAAGTTACATAATGGtaagatatatattttacatACTTTCTCACATATacaatgtatatttaattatttcgcATATATACctcatattatataataaataattgtaataatttttatataaaacaTGATATATCATGAAGACACAAATAAACCAATCCAATAATATACcattttataaaattagttGTTAATAACAATATATTTGTTTCACATACTGTATATATCTGGTTTTTTGTATGCTAACGATTATGACGTGTTAATTTAtaaacaaaactttaaatataagaataataatGTCTCGTGAATATAATATATTCACCTGCAATTCAAAGAAAAATCATGAACAATATACATGGTTGATTTAGAAAACATAATTATTGTGTAACTCTTGAAACGACATATGTTCATGGACTAAAATATACTGCAATGTTGGTTATATCTGaaaaaatagttaatatattgtAACATACTATACACAATATGCCCCAATATATAGTGAAGAAACATATAAACTAAAACCAACTTCATATACAATACAAAATTCTAAAATGATCTTTACAAATATGAAAACATTGCAAATAGGATGTAATATAATCGTTATAAATTGAAACTATATTTCCCtcaaaatgaacaaaattaaattttactaatgtaagaaaaaatcaattaaaacaCCTAAAAATCCATGGTAATAATCATTTCAGAAATACATTTTAGTGTGTCATTGTAATAATCATTTCAAAAATACATTTCAGTATGTGTTTGATACTAAAAAACAACATTATATATTGTGTAATTTTTTATACGAAAGACCCATTTTGATAACAAAAAAGTAATGttattgttgaataagaaattttggaaccaatcacaaattgccacatcatttactaaaataattatacttatgattaactaaaaattgacatgtatcccaaattaaatttaaagacaaattggacaattctgaTAATGTCatgtgtctttattatgacaattgggtcaaattaattattttggttcaattaaatattatttagttggctaaaattcaattgaaccaaaaaataagcttaatttaacccaaaattaaaaaTGACCTAAATCCATGTGATTAAGTCCATgagtatggtccatggaccagaccaacCCAAGTGCATAAAAGCCCatcagggaactctataaatagagaagttctcttcatttgaagaggttggaaatttttgactccgaaggtctagagagaattctcccaaaagATAGAAGtctcctcaactcctgaagtcaacCAACCTCGAATATCGAAACTCCGACCaccgaagattgaagcttctttgaagatacaaactttcttccaaaactccaacttcaagaacactcTCAAAGATTAAAgttcctttgaagatccaagctttcttctaagactccaacttcaagaacaccctcaaagtttgaagctcctttgaagatccaagctttcttcgaagactccaactccaagaacatcacgtgcttcccTTCCTCAAATTAAGtgtaagcatccagccgagagagaattagaggatcaaattctagagatcgaaccacatcgcatcaaatcaacgcaaatacaacatcaacacaagttcaactccacaaatcaaatttctccagaaatctcgtgtgaacaagtTATATAGAATGATAACTggagaagatgaaaaaaaactCACTTGCAAATATGAAGGAGATGAACGACAAAGGAATACAAGATTTGACTGGGAGAAGAAAAAATGGACGGAGGGAGAGTTTAGTTGAAATATTGTAGATAATATatcttttaattaaattcaaaataaatttcctCATTATAAGCCATATATACCATAATTAGATGGGATAACTAATAGAtgcaaacaaataaattaaattaaaaaagtatTGAAGAGGTTgattttaaggttttttttcatcttcaattatatattttttcaattcaatcATTGTTTTCATCATTGCAGGGAACAAAAGTACAAGTCGTTATATGTTTAATGACGTAATTGAAAAATTGGAAAGAATctgaagaaaaataaatcatatttCATACAAAATGGAAACTAAAGTTGGCTAATACGAAATATCCATGTGTTAATCCTGACATTGAAATTAGTTTGTCTCCTTCATCAGATATCGAAGAACTAGAAGAGTAGCGATTTTAATatgttgaaattttatttttttgaatttcAAGCAATTCCATCATTGGTTGACAAAAAAGCATTAATAGGTATGTAAATTGATTATTTAATTTGTTAGTTTATGTTATTTTTCTCATTTAcctatttgtttaattaaattctaTTTCATGAATAGATTTTGTAGGAATTATTATTTCTATAGATCCGTAAcagaaatcaaaacaaaaaactcAAACAACAAAAGTTTGTTAAAAAGAGATTTATTTTATAGATAAGAGGTAATGTaaacatatattttatttatttttatttaagttATTGTCATTCACATTAgttatttttttcatatatattcaATCAATTTTCCATTTTGCAGTTGTTCTACAATGAAGTTAACATTATGGGGTGATTTGGTCGAGAATGAAGGTTCAGAAATTGAAGAAGATGCTGTCAATAATCCTACAATTGTGGCAACCAATGTTAAAGTTGAGATCTACGAAGGTATATATCatgattaaatataaaattataatatctATGTATGTGAATCATATAATATGTCGATAAGTTAACTGTATATTCATAATATTTTTTAAGGGGAAGTGAGTTTGTCAACAACTATGTCAGTATTATCCTTATTGATCCTAACCTTCCAGATACAAAGGAGCTAGGTGCTAGgtattttaactaaatttatataactatgtttatatttaaacttatttatgtcacaatcaaataatacatgcaaatatattatgcacgAGAGAAAATTTACTTGATTCTAGAAAGTTGTCCATTATGAATCCTTCAAGAAGAATGCAAGAAACTAAAGTAGTTAGAatcaaaaaatataattgaagGAATGGATGAGGCTATGTATTGTTCGTTCATGGCATCAGTCATCACTATATCTTATAAAGAAAGACCATAGTTTGAAAAATGTAAAACATGCTCTCAAATACTGTATCCAAATGATAATAATGCAACAATTTTTTGTAGCAATTGCACTAAAGATAGAACCTTCATTAGGAAATATATGCTCAAAATATTAGTTTCTGATGGAGAAATGGATGCACACATAACTACTCTTGAGGCATCAAAAATATTAGTAGGATATGACGTCTCTGAATATGGTACAAATATGCTTCAGGTAATTAAATATCTATATAAACtacaattatatttttaattttatgaacGTATTATTTAGATAATCCTAATAttgtctttttttaaaaaaaaaaaatacaaatgaaGAAGGAGCAATCAAATACCTATAGAAAATTGACTCTAACTGAAGGCAAAAAATACAAATTTCTTATTCGTTTggacaaaagaaatgaaatggaTAGAGTAAGAGGATATTttattgaagaaaaagaagattgaaATGTACAAGAAGTTATGCATATTAGAAAGAAAATCAAAGTGGAGAAGtagtttttataattattatgaaaAACATGCTTGTTATGGTAATTTTTATTAGTGGCAACTATTTTAACTCATGCAATTTATGATTATTGACATTTTTATTATCTTTAATTAATGTCGTTTATCATTTCACATATTACAATTACtgtttttcaatttcttttctcgaactataaatattctaaaatatttacataattgaagatgcaaaaaaaaaaaaaaaaaaaaaaaattatatataaaagttaaagaaaaattattcaAATAAAGTTACCAGAAAGTTGTATTTTTA encodes:
- the LOC103494968 gene encoding 60S ribosomal protein L8 encodes the protein MGRVIRAQRKGAGSVFRSHTHHRKGPARFRSLDFGERNGYLKGVVSEIIHDPGRGAPLARVTFRHPFRYKHQKELFVAAEGMYTGQFVYCGKKANLVVGNVLPIRAIPEGAVVCNVEHHVGDRGVFARCSGDYAIVISHNPDNDTSRIKLPSGAKKIVPSGCRAMIGQVAGGGRTEKPLLKAGNAYHKFRVKRNCWPKVRGVAMNPVEHPHGGGNHQHIGHASTVRRDAPPGQKVGLIAARRTGRLRGQAAATAAKADKA